The following coding sequences are from one Acidobacteriota bacterium window:
- a CDS encoding PIN domain-containing protein, which produces MSLTFVDTLYFIASINPRKQWHQKALEVGAMLKGDLITTEAVLIELLNFFCTYGPEMRAKSAAVVSESLEIPGVQVVEQSRESFLSALSLYNARQDKGYSLTDCMSMNTMRELQIADVLTHDHHFTQEGFNVLL; this is translated from the coding sequence ATGAGTCTCACGTTCGTCGACACGCTCTATTTTATTGCCTCGATTAACCCGAGGAAACAGTGGCACCAGAAAGCCCTCGAGGTTGGGGCGATGCTCAAGGGCGACCTGATCACGACAGAAGCTGTCCTGATCGAGCTTCTGAACTTCTTCTGTACTTACGGACCCGAGATGCGCGCCAAGTCCGCCGCTGTCGTTTCCGAGTCTCTTGAGATACCTGGGGTTCAGGTCGTCGAGCAATCTCGCGAATCATTCTTATCGGCATTGAGTTTGTACAACGCTCGCCAAGATAAGGGGTACAGCCTGACGGATTGCATGTCGATGAACACGATGCGCGAGCTTCAGATCGCGGATGTTCTGACGCACGATCATCATTTCACTCAAGAAGGATTCAACGTCCTGCTTTGA
- a CDS encoding acyl-CoA dehydrogenase, with product MSQPASSISESAPRPLTSLTDEEALFRQSVREFAEQQVRPLAAEMDEKARFAPELIQQFFELGLMGIEVPEEYGGQGGSFFNAILAVEELSRVDASAGVIVDVQNTLVNNAILRWGNEDQKKKYLARQSADTVGAYALSEAGSGSDAFALTTKGEDKGDHFVLNGRKLWITNGAEAGLFIVFANVAPDKGYRGITAFLVERDFPGFTVGKKENKLGIRASSTCELILEDCAVKKENVLGEVGKGYKIAIETLNEGRIGIGAQMVGVAQGALDCGINYTKERQQFGKPIASFQGVQFQIAQIATELEAARLMVYNCARLKDAGEDFVKQAAMTKLFTSQVAEHVTSQVVELYGGYGYTKDYPAEKYYRDAKIGKIYEGTSNMQLQTIAKLILGDV from the coding sequence ATGTCACAACCGGCCTCTTCAATATCCGAAAGCGCGCCCCGCCCGCTCACCTCGCTCACCGACGAAGAAGCGCTGTTTCGCCAATCCGTTCGCGAGTTCGCTGAACAACAGGTCCGTCCGCTTGCAGCCGAGATGGATGAGAAGGCCAGGTTCGCTCCTGAACTGATCCAGCAATTCTTCGAGCTCGGTTTGATGGGTATCGAAGTCCCCGAAGAATACGGCGGTCAGGGAGGCAGCTTCTTCAATGCAATCCTTGCCGTCGAAGAGCTTTCGCGAGTCGATGCCTCCGCGGGGGTCATCGTCGACGTGCAAAACACGCTGGTCAATAACGCAATTCTCCGGTGGGGCAACGAAGACCAGAAGAAGAAATACCTCGCAAGGCAGTCGGCGGACACCGTGGGAGCTTACGCGTTGTCGGAAGCCGGTTCGGGCAGCGATGCTTTCGCGCTTACGACGAAGGGCGAGGACAAAGGCGATCACTTCGTGTTGAACGGCCGCAAGCTTTGGATCACCAATGGAGCGGAAGCCGGATTGTTTATCGTCTTCGCCAACGTCGCGCCGGACAAAGGCTATCGCGGCATCACGGCGTTTTTGGTCGAGCGCGATTTTCCCGGCTTTACGGTTGGCAAGAAAGAGAACAAGCTCGGCATTCGCGCGAGCTCGACTTGCGAATTGATCCTCGAAGACTGCGCGGTGAAGAAGGAGAACGTGCTCGGTGAAGTGGGCAAGGGCTACAAGATCGCGATCGAGACTTTGAACGAAGGGCGTATAGGCATCGGCGCTCAGATGGTTGGCGTTGCGCAGGGCGCGCTCGATTGCGGTATCAACTACACCAAAGAGCGTCAGCAGTTCGGCAAGCCGATCGCGAGCTTCCAGGGTGTTCAGTTTCAGATCGCGCAGATCGCCACCGAGCTCGAAGCCGCGCGCCTGATGGTCTACAACTGCGCGCGCTTGAAAGACGCCGGCGAAGACTTCGTCAAGCAGGCGGCAATGACCAAACTGTTTACTTCTCAAGTGGCCGAGCACGTGACTTCGCAGGTGGTCGAGTTGTATGGCGGCTACGGCTACACCAAAGACTATCCGGCTGAGAAGTATTACCGCGACGCCAAAATCGGAAAGATATACGAGGGTACTTCGAACATGCAGCTTCAGACGATCGCCAAGTTGATCCTCGGCGATGTCTAG
- a CDS encoding ATP-binding cassette domain-containing protein, translating to MNVVELKNVTKRFDQFVAVKDLSFEVRQGTIFGLLGPNGAGKTTSIRMIVNIFAPDEGDILVMGKHVSSEMQPHIGYLPEERGLYKKMKIADQLIFFGTLKGLGSTEASRRVDQWLERLELSDWKNKKPTDLSKGMQQKVQFIASVIHDPDVMILDEPFSGLDPVSVNLLKNVILDLKKRGKTIIFSTHQMEQVEQICDDICLINHGTQVLIGGLKEVKRRFGKNTVILDYEGPDSFLGDDLVKHHNRFPNYSEILLNDGADAQEVLKRALAAGARVNRFELVEPSLNEIFIESVTGKASVSNGGER from the coding sequence ATGAATGTCGTAGAACTCAAGAACGTCACCAAGCGGTTCGATCAGTTCGTTGCGGTCAAAGACCTTTCCTTTGAGGTGAGGCAAGGCACCATCTTCGGGCTGCTCGGGCCGAACGGCGCAGGCAAGACTACTTCGATCAGGATGATCGTGAACATATTCGCGCCCGATGAAGGCGATATCCTGGTGATGGGCAAGCACGTATCCTCCGAGATGCAGCCGCACATCGGATATCTCCCCGAAGAACGCGGTCTGTACAAGAAGATGAAGATCGCCGACCAGCTCATCTTCTTCGGGACTCTGAAAGGGCTGGGCTCGACCGAGGCTTCAAGGCGAGTCGATCAATGGCTCGAACGACTCGAGCTCTCCGATTGGAAGAACAAGAAGCCCACCGATCTCTCCAAAGGCATGCAGCAGAAAGTTCAGTTCATCGCGAGCGTCATTCACGACCCCGATGTAATGATTCTTGACGAGCCGTTCTCCGGACTCGATCCCGTCAGCGTCAACCTGCTCAAGAATGTCATCCTCGACTTGAAGAAGCGCGGCAAGACCATCATCTTTTCGACCCACCAGATGGAACAGGTCGAGCAGATATGCGACGACATCTGTTTGATCAATCACGGGACGCAGGTGCTGATCGGCGGGTTGAAGGAAGTGAAGCGGCGCTTCGGCAAGAACACGGTGATCCTCGACTACGAAGGGCCGGATTCGTTTCTGGGCGACGACCTGGTCAAACACCACAATCGATTTCCAAACTACAGCGAGATCCTGCTCAACGACGGCGCCGACGCGCAGGAGGTGCTAAAACGCGCGCTTGCAGCCGGCGCGCGAGTGAACCGCTTTGAACTGGTTGAACCGTCGCTCAACGAGATCTTTATCGAGAGCGTGACCGGAAAGGCTTCGGTCAGCAACGGAGGCGAGAGGTAG
- a CDS encoding ABC transporter permease, whose translation MKKVWIIIRREYLVRVRTRAFLLGTIISPVLMLALLAMPIFFATRGGGERRVTVLDQSGDPELFEAIKHSLETRGDGDEEVEGRNPNLGRTHYILTRRVVAPGEDMQATQLQYQQQAAKDPDTTYMVLQAGGLDHVEVEYFAKNTSDFSIGTLERAINDAVSALRLKRAGLNPAQIAAYTKRIELKRNKITASGGVEEGGRADFIVAFAMLFFIYMTVLIYGLSVMRGVIEEKQSRIVEVLVSSVRPTQMMLGKVIGIGLVALTQVGVWALSALLLTTAGVSVFAARGMTMPNIPVSLLVYFVVYFVLGYFLYATLYALVGATVSSEDEAQQAQIPVTILLVVPMMIFNMIIANPTSTASIALSMIPFFAPTLMMMRIAVVNPPVWQILLSMGIMLATILGCVWVAARIYRVGILMYGKRPSIAELGRWLRYS comes from the coding sequence ATGAAGAAAGTGTGGATCATCATAAGGCGTGAATACCTTGTCCGCGTGCGGACTCGTGCGTTCCTGCTCGGCACGATCATAAGTCCAGTGTTGATGCTGGCGTTGTTAGCGATGCCGATCTTCTTTGCGACGCGTGGCGGAGGCGAGCGGCGGGTGACGGTGCTGGATCAAAGCGGCGACCCGGAGTTGTTCGAAGCAATCAAACACAGCCTGGAGACGCGAGGCGACGGTGACGAAGAAGTCGAGGGCCGCAATCCGAATCTTGGCCGAACCCACTACATCCTAACTCGGAGGGTCGTTGCTCCCGGCGAGGACATGCAAGCGACTCAGCTTCAGTACCAGCAGCAGGCGGCTAAAGACCCCGACACAACCTACATGGTGTTGCAGGCGGGTGGCCTGGACCATGTTGAGGTTGAGTATTTTGCCAAGAACACTAGTGATTTTTCCATCGGTACTCTGGAACGGGCCATCAACGATGCGGTCTCGGCGCTCAGGCTGAAGCGCGCGGGACTCAACCCGGCACAGATCGCTGCTTATACCAAGCGGATCGAGTTGAAGAGGAACAAGATCACCGCCAGCGGCGGAGTCGAGGAAGGCGGACGCGCTGATTTCATCGTCGCCTTCGCGATGTTGTTCTTCATCTACATGACGGTTCTCATCTACGGCCTGTCTGTTATGCGCGGCGTCATCGAAGAGAAACAATCTCGCATAGTCGAAGTGCTGGTTTCTTCCGTGAGGCCAACACAGATGATGTTGGGCAAGGTGATAGGTATCGGTCTGGTTGCTCTCACTCAAGTCGGAGTGTGGGCGCTGTCGGCGTTGCTGCTGACGACCGCCGGCGTATCGGTGTTCGCTGCGCGTGGCATGACGATGCCGAACATTCCGGTTAGCTTGCTGGTCTATTTCGTAGTGTACTTCGTGCTCGGCTACTTTCTGTACGCGACGTTGTACGCACTGGTGGGGGCGACAGTGTCGAGCGAAGATGAAGCTCAGCAGGCACAGATACCGGTAACCATACTGCTGGTCGTTCCGATGATGATTTTCAATATGATCATTGCCAACCCAACCAGCACCGCCTCGATCGCACTGTCCATGATACCGTTCTTTGCGCCGACGCTGATGATGATGCGCATAGCGGTGGTGAACCCGCCCGTGTGGCAGATTCTCTTGTCGATGGGGATCATGTTAGCGACGATCCTCGGGTGCGTATGGGTGGCAGCGAGGATCTATCGGGTTGGCATCTTGATGTACGGAAAACGCCCGAGCATCGCCGAGTTGGGCAGGTGGTTGCGGTATAGCTAA
- a CDS encoding zinc ribbon domain-containing protein: MYCPNCGDQTTQGLKYCKRCGAGLSTSTTPIETKASVGAAMGTMLFLVALVSIAGFIALFSTVYSLGESPGFNTKALIAIMAFGGATVVGVIGLLVWLLLRLTTSSQPLVRREKTEKPGARDYAPQQLPASPISMPSVTENTTRNFDPAVYGEKGARE; encoded by the coding sequence ATGTACTGTCCAAATTGCGGCGATCAAACGACTCAAGGCTTGAAGTACTGCAAGCGATGCGGGGCAGGGCTGAGCACGTCAACCACCCCGATTGAGACGAAGGCTTCTGTTGGCGCGGCGATGGGGACAATGCTCTTCCTTGTGGCCCTGGTCAGCATCGCGGGATTCATCGCGCTATTCAGCACGGTCTACAGTCTTGGGGAGAGCCCGGGCTTCAACACTAAAGCATTGATCGCAATAATGGCTTTCGGCGGCGCCACGGTGGTCGGAGTTATCGGGCTGTTGGTGTGGCTACTGTTGCGATTGACAACAAGCTCTCAACCGCTTGTCCGGCGCGAAAAGACCGAGAAACCCGGTGCTCGCGACTACGCGCCTCAGCAGTTGCCCGCTTCTCCGATCAGCATGCCAAGCGTTACCGAGAACACTACTAGAAATTTCGATCCGGCAGTGTACGGCGAGAAGGGCGCGCGCGAGTAA